In Bradyrhizobium sp. G127, one genomic interval encodes:
- the purN gene encoding phosphoribosylglycinamide formyltransferase — protein sequence MEKRRVAILISGRGSNMTALIEAAKAEDFPAGIVLVISNIAGAGGLTKAAESGIETATIESKPFGKDREAFERKLHETLVAHNIELVCLAGFLRLLTPWFVTRWDGRMLNIHPALLPSYRGLHTHERALADGVKIHGATVHFVVPEMDSGPIIMQGAVAVLDGDTPETLAARVLGVEHRIYPDALRLVAGGGTRIENGQCKTEASGSPDDTLISPAII from the coding sequence TCGAAGCGGCGAAGGCCGAAGATTTTCCCGCCGGGATTGTTCTGGTAATCTCCAACATCGCAGGCGCCGGTGGTCTGACGAAGGCCGCCGAATCCGGCATCGAAACCGCAACCATCGAAAGCAAGCCGTTCGGCAAGGATCGCGAAGCGTTCGAACGCAAGCTGCACGAGACACTTGTCGCTCACAACATCGAGTTGGTTTGCCTCGCCGGCTTCCTGCGCCTGCTGACGCCATGGTTCGTCACGCGTTGGGATGGCCGGATGCTTAACATCCACCCCGCCCTGCTGCCGTCCTATCGCGGGCTGCATACCCACGAGCGGGCACTGGCGGACGGCGTCAAGATTCACGGTGCGACAGTTCATTTTGTGGTGCCGGAAATGGATTCCGGCCCGATCATCATGCAAGGCGCAGTCGCGGTACTTGATGGCGACACGCCGGAAACACTGGCCGCGCGCGTGCTCGGCGTCGAGCACCGGATTTATCCCGATGCGTTGCGGCTCGTCGCTGGCGGCGGCACGCGGATTGAAAATGGCCAGTGCAAGACCGAAGCGAGCGGCAGTCCCGACGACACGCTGATCTCGCCTGCGATCATCTGA
- a CDS encoding sorbosone dehydrogenase family protein → MHSTSRNILLLSALALTLAACNEKADVPIEQGYGPQPTLPEPKSSWIPTLNIAPANRWPTGEKPTAAEGFSVAALASGLDHPRTLFVLPNSDILVAETNAPPKPDDGKGIKAWVQKKVMGRAGASTPSANRITLLRDADNDGKAETRSIFLEGLNSPFGMALVGHDFYVANSDAIMKFTYRDGDTKITTPGIKVADLPGGRINHHWTKDLVASPDGTKLYATVGSNSNVGENGMEAEKDRAGILEIDIVTGSSRVFASGLRNPNGPSWQPQSGALWVAVNERDEIGSDLVPDYMTSVKDGGFYGWPYSYYGQHVDVRVQPQRPDLVAKAIVPDYALGPHTASLGLTFYQGDLFPASYQGGAFVGQHGSWNRNPRSGYKVIFVPFKDGMPSGPPQDILTGFLNDKGEARGRPVGVKVDNQGALLVADDVGNTVWRVTPAAKSASSAK, encoded by the coding sequence ATGCACAGCACCAGCCGGAATATTCTTCTGCTTTCAGCGCTTGCCCTGACCCTTGCCGCCTGCAACGAAAAAGCAGACGTCCCCATCGAGCAGGGCTATGGCCCGCAGCCGACGCTCCCGGAGCCGAAAAGCTCGTGGATCCCCACGCTTAATATCGCTCCCGCTAACCGTTGGCCGACGGGCGAAAAACCCACGGCCGCGGAAGGCTTCTCCGTTGCCGCGCTGGCATCCGGACTGGACCATCCGCGCACGCTGTTTGTGCTTCCTAACAGCGACATTCTGGTCGCGGAGACCAACGCACCGCCAAAGCCGGACGACGGCAAAGGCATCAAGGCATGGGTTCAGAAGAAGGTCATGGGCCGCGCCGGTGCGTCAACGCCGAGCGCTAACCGCATCACGCTCCTGCGCGACGCCGATAACGACGGCAAGGCCGAAACGCGTTCAATTTTTCTGGAAGGCTTGAACTCGCCGTTCGGCATGGCGCTGGTGGGACATGATTTCTATGTCGCCAACAGCGATGCGATCATGAAGTTCACCTACCGCGACGGCGACACCAAGATCACGACGCCCGGCATCAAGGTCGCCGATCTGCCGGGCGGCCGCATCAACCATCACTGGACCAAAGATCTCGTCGCAAGTCCGGACGGCACCAAACTGTATGCAACGGTCGGCTCCAACAGCAATGTCGGGGAGAACGGCATGGAAGCCGAAAAAGATCGCGCGGGAATTCTTGAGATCGACATCGTGACGGGTTCGTCGCGGGTGTTCGCATCCGGCCTGCGCAATCCGAACGGGCCTTCGTGGCAGCCGCAGAGCGGGGCGCTGTGGGTCGCGGTCAATGAGCGCGACGAGATCGGCAGCGATCTCGTTCCGGACTACATGACCTCCGTTAAAGACGGTGGCTTCTACGGCTGGCCCTACAGCTACTATGGCCAGCATGTCGATGTCCGGGTGCAGCCGCAGCGGCCCGATCTGGTCGCCAAAGCGATCGTGCCGGATTATGCGCTCGGCCCACATACGGCGTCGCTCGGGCTGACGTTCTATCAGGGCGATTTGTTTCCGGCCTCGTATCAGGGCGGCGCGTTCGTCGGCCAGCACGGCTCGTGGAACAGGAATCCGCGCAGCGGTTACAAGGTGATCTTCGTGCCGTTCAAGGACGGCATGCCGTCCGGCCCGCCGCAGGACATTCTCACCGGCTTCCTCAACGACAAGGGCGAGGCGCGGGGCCGCCCGGTCGGCGTCAAGGTCGACAATCAGGGCGCGCTGCTGGTGGCGGACGACGTCGGCAACACGGTGTGGCGCGTCACGCCCGCTGCGAAGTCGGCGTCGTCGGCGAAGTAG
- a CDS encoding helix-turn-helix domain-containing protein, with protein sequence MTRTDKKVRYIPKSNPDHTPATAAEGVEAAFQMLEGKWKMLILFHLFGSSVLRFSELERAIPAVSQKMLIQQLRQLEADGIVERFAYPEVPPKVEYRLTAWGQALCPALDAILAWAEQKN encoded by the coding sequence ATGACAAGAACAGACAAAAAAGTTCGGTACATACCTAAAAGTAACCCAGATCATACACCGGCGACGGCAGCCGAAGGTGTCGAGGCTGCTTTCCAGATGCTGGAAGGCAAATGGAAGATGTTGATCCTCTTCCATTTGTTCGGCAGTTCGGTGCTGCGATTTTCGGAGCTGGAGCGCGCCATCCCGGCGGTGTCGCAAAAAATGCTGATCCAGCAATTGCGTCAGCTCGAAGCCGACGGCATCGTCGAACGCTTCGCCTATCCCGAAGTCCCGCCGAAGGTGGAGTATCGTCTCACTGCATGGGGCCAGGCGCTTTGTCCAGCCCTTGATGCCATACTGGCGTGGGCTGAACAAAAGAACTAG
- a CDS encoding SDR family oxidoreductase: MTGPVFKIDPDEFAGKTILVTGGTMGAGEAIVRRFAAAGATVVTSARSKPAGDLPALFVAADLSTREGVDNLTDALDRKVAAIDIIVHTLGGSKTPGGGFAAISDAMWQGEFNLNLMPAVRLDRALLPAMIERGTGVVIHISSIQRRLPLYESTTAYAAAKAALSTYSKALSKEVGPKGVRVTSVSPGWINTSAAQAMVKRIAQSGGLDETAARQSVLDALGGIPIGRPAWPEEVAELVAFLASDRAASIHGAEYTIDGGTVPVV; encoded by the coding sequence ATGACTGGGCCGGTTTTCAAGATCGATCCGGACGAGTTTGCCGGCAAGACCATTCTCGTAACCGGCGGGACCATGGGTGCGGGCGAAGCGATTGTTCGCCGCTTCGCGGCGGCGGGTGCAACTGTGGTGACGTCGGCACGCTCCAAACCTGCGGGCGATCTGCCGGCGCTGTTCGTCGCTGCAGACCTGAGTACGCGCGAAGGCGTTGACAACCTGACGGATGCGCTCGACCGCAAGGTCGCTGCGATCGACATCATCGTTCACACGCTTGGCGGATCGAAAACGCCAGGCGGCGGCTTTGCCGCCATCAGTGATGCGATGTGGCAAGGCGAATTCAATCTCAATTTGATGCCGGCAGTGCGTCTGGACCGCGCGCTGCTGCCCGCGATGATCGAACGCGGGACAGGTGTGGTGATTCATATTTCCAGCATCCAGCGGCGATTGCCCCTGTATGAATCGACCACGGCCTATGCAGCAGCCAAGGCCGCGCTATCGACCTATTCCAAGGCGCTGTCGAAGGAGGTCGGTCCCAAAGGTGTGCGCGTGACCTCGGTGTCGCCAGGCTGGATCAACACCAGCGCCGCCCAGGCGATGGTCAAGCGCATCGCGCAGTCGGGCGGCCTCGACGAAACGGCTGCGCGCCAGAGTGTGCTGGACGCTCTGGGCGGCATCCCCATCGGCAGGCCTGCATGGCCCGAAGAGGTGGCGGAACTGGTGGCCTTTCTAGCGTCTGACCGTGCAGCCTCGATCCACGGCGCGGAATACACCATCGATGGCGGGACTGTTCCAGTGGTGTGA